One stretch of Mycolicibacterium fallax DNA includes these proteins:
- a CDS encoding ArsR/SmtB family transcription factor, giving the protein MDADSEASRGPIGEDQAALIVEVFRMLSDATRIQLLWALVDGERSVNELAEHIDKPAPSVSQHLAKLRMAQLVGTRRAGTTIFYSIDNEHVRQLVTDAVFNAEHAGPGVPEHHRDHNVASFEGARRTTGQH; this is encoded by the coding sequence ATGGATGCAGATAGTGAGGCTTCGCGTGGGCCGATCGGCGAGGATCAGGCCGCGCTGATCGTCGAGGTGTTCCGGATGCTGTCGGATGCCACCCGCATCCAGCTGTTGTGGGCCCTGGTCGACGGGGAACGCTCGGTCAACGAGCTGGCCGAACACATCGACAAACCCGCACCGTCGGTGTCCCAGCATCTGGCCAAATTGCGGATGGCGCAGTTGGTCGGCACCCGACGCGCGGGCACCACGATCTTCTACAGCATCGACAACGAGCACGTCCGCCAGCTGGTCACCGACGCGGTGTTCAACGCCGAACACGCCGGCCCCGGTGTGCCCGAGCACCATCGCGACCACAACGTGGCCAGCTTCGAGGGGGCACGCCGCACCACCGGCCAGCACTGA
- a CDS encoding GNAT family N-acetyltransferase, which yields MTAEHAQDVLAIYQQGIDDGHATFATTAGDWASFDTEHLPAHRHVALDQGGHVAGWVAAAPISSRCVYAGVIEHSVYISAAARRQHLGTHLLDTLITSTETAGIWTLQCGIFPENTASLALHHNAGFRIVGTQQRLGQHHGRWRDVLLLERRSTRTGL from the coding sequence ATGACCGCCGAGCACGCCCAGGATGTGCTCGCGATCTACCAGCAAGGCATCGACGATGGCCATGCCACCTTCGCCACGACCGCCGGCGACTGGGCCAGTTTCGACACCGAACACCTGCCCGCCCACCGCCACGTGGCCCTCGATCAGGGCGGACACGTGGCGGGATGGGTTGCCGCCGCGCCGATCTCCTCGCGCTGCGTCTACGCCGGCGTCATCGAGCACAGCGTCTACATCAGTGCTGCGGCTCGCCGGCAACACCTGGGCACGCACCTGCTCGACACCTTGATCACCTCCACCGAGACCGCCGGGATCTGGACCCTGCAATGCGGGATCTTCCCCGAGAACACCGCCAGCCTGGCCCTGCACCACAACGCGGGATTCCGCATCGTCGGCACTCAACAGCGCCTCGGCCAACACCACGGCCGCTGGCGCGACGTCCTGCTTCTCGAACGCCGCAGCACCCGCACCGGCCTCTAA
- a CDS encoding ArsR/SmtB family transcription factor, translated as MPMNSWESEMIPPGREGREGLDAAVALFHGLSDPTRLAITRRLAHGEARVVDLTRQLGLPQSTISSHLACLRDCGLVVGRAQGRQMFYSLTRPELMDLFAAAETLLAATGNAVALCPNYGTTPSTKRADSTGKAASR; from the coding sequence ATGCCGATGAATAGTTGGGAATCCGAGATGATACCGCCGGGGCGTGAGGGGCGTGAGGGGCTGGATGCGGCGGTGGCGTTGTTTCACGGCCTGTCGGACCCGACCCGGCTGGCGATCACCCGTCGGCTCGCCCACGGAGAGGCCCGCGTGGTGGACCTGACCCGGCAGCTGGGGTTGCCGCAGTCCACCATCTCCTCGCATCTGGCCTGCCTGCGTGACTGCGGTCTGGTGGTCGGCCGGGCGCAAGGCCGCCAGATGTTCTACAGCCTCACCCGCCCCGAGCTGATGGACCTGTTCGCCGCCGCCGAGACGCTGTTGGCCGCTACCGGTAACGCGGTGGCGCTGTGCCCGAATTACGGCACCACACCCAGTACGAAGCGTGCTGACTCGACCGGAAAGGCGGCGTCGCGATGA
- the arsB gene encoding ACR3 family arsenite efflux transporter, whose translation MTDTATPPAVVGKLSTLDRFLPVWIGAAMLAGLLLGRAIPGLNTALESVAIDGVSLPIALGLLIMMYPVLAKVRYDRLDTVTGDRKLLISSLVLNWVFGPALMFALAWLLLPDLPEYRTGLIIVGLARCIAMVIIWNDLACGDREAAAVLVALNSIFQVVMFAVLGWFYLAVLPGWLGLEQTTIDTSPWQIAKSVLIFLGVPLAAGYLSRRLGEATKGRDWYESKFLPRIGPWALYGLLFTIVILFALQGEQITTHPFDVARIALPLLAYFAIMWGGGYALGAALGLGYERTTTLAFTAAGNNFELAIAVAIATYGATSGQALAGVVGPLIEVPVLVALVYVSLALRKRFAPTTTPTVDPVLPTAEPGAHR comes from the coding sequence ATGACCGACACCGCGACACCGCCGGCGGTCGTCGGCAAGCTCTCCACCCTGGACAGGTTTCTGCCGGTCTGGATCGGTGCGGCGATGCTCGCCGGGCTGCTGCTGGGCCGCGCGATCCCCGGATTGAACACAGCTCTGGAAAGTGTTGCCATCGACGGGGTTTCGCTGCCGATCGCTCTGGGCCTGCTGATCATGATGTATCCGGTGCTGGCCAAGGTGCGCTACGACCGTCTCGACACCGTCACCGGTGACCGCAAACTGCTGATCTCCTCGCTGGTGCTCAACTGGGTGTTCGGGCCGGCGTTGATGTTCGCCCTGGCGTGGCTGCTGCTGCCGGATCTGCCCGAATACCGCACCGGGCTGATAATCGTCGGGCTGGCCCGCTGCATCGCCATGGTCATCATCTGGAACGACCTGGCCTGTGGTGACCGCGAAGCCGCCGCCGTGCTGGTGGCGCTGAACTCCATCTTCCAGGTGGTGATGTTCGCCGTGCTGGGCTGGTTCTACCTCGCGGTGCTGCCCGGCTGGCTGGGACTGGAACAGACCACCATCGACACCTCGCCGTGGCAGATCGCGAAATCGGTGCTCATTTTCCTGGGCGTCCCCCTGGCCGCCGGTTACCTCTCACGGCGCCTCGGGGAAGCCACCAAGGGCCGCGACTGGTACGAGTCGAAATTCCTGCCCCGCATCGGGCCGTGGGCCCTCTACGGGCTGCTGTTCACCATCGTGATCCTCTTCGCGCTCCAAGGTGAACAGATCACCACCCATCCCTTCGACGTGGCCCGCATCGCGCTGCCCCTGTTGGCCTACTTCGCGATCATGTGGGGTGGCGGCTACGCACTGGGCGCCGCTCTCGGGCTGGGCTACGAGCGGACCACCACGCTGGCGTTTACCGCGGCGGGCAACAACTTCGAGCTGGCGATCGCTGTGGCGATCGCCACCTACGGCGCGACCTCCGGGCAAGCCCTGGCCGGCGTCGTCGGCCCCCTGATCGAAGTCCCCGTCCTGGTGGCACTGGTCTACGTCTCCCTGGCGCTGCGAAAACGCTTCGCCCCCACCACAACACCCACCGTTGATCCCGTGTTGCCCACTGCCGAGCCTGGAGCCCACCGATGA
- a CDS encoding ArsR/SmtB family transcription factor produces the protein MSKSRDLLEQQCCPPGALLSEPLSAATAADMAVKLKALADPVRLLLFSAIASHAGGQACVCDISVGVEVSQPTVSHHLKVLRDAGLLTSERRASWVYYAVVPDALASLAVLLGATTADTAAGVPA, from the coding sequence ATGTCGAAATCGAGGGATCTGTTGGAGCAGCAGTGCTGCCCGCCTGGGGCGTTGCTGAGTGAGCCGCTTTCGGCGGCCACCGCCGCGGATATGGCGGTCAAACTCAAAGCGCTGGCCGATCCGGTGCGGCTGCTGTTGTTCTCGGCGATCGCCAGCCACGCCGGCGGCCAGGCATGTGTCTGTGACATCTCCGTCGGGGTGGAGGTTTCCCAGCCGACGGTCTCCCATCACCTCAAGGTGTTGCGCGATGCCGGGCTGCTGACCTCGGAGCGGCGAGCCTCCTGGGTGTATTACGCGGTGGTTCCCGATGCGTTGGCCAGCCTGGCGGTGCTGCTCGGCGCCACCACCGCCGACACCGCGGCGGGGGTGCCGGCATGA
- a CDS encoding arsenate reductase ArsC — protein sequence MTESPVTHTTRDLSIDQQLALRTAATRLQTEFADSFGTETIQRFLESSYDQFAGRATIARFLPLLAERFARQRLYALARVEGKISDGKPTVLFLCTHNAGRSQMALGYFTHLAGEQALAWSGGSEPGNEINPAAIAAMAEVDIDITGEFPKPWTDEIVQAADVVITMGCGDACPIFPGKRYENWELPDPAGQGVETVRPIRDLIEQRVRTLLAELNVPIG from the coding sequence ATGACCGAGAGTCCCGTCACCCACACGACCCGCGACCTTTCCATCGATCAGCAACTCGCGCTGCGCACCGCAGCCACCCGGCTGCAGACCGAATTCGCCGACAGTTTCGGCACCGAAACCATCCAGCGATTCCTCGAGTCGTCCTACGACCAGTTCGCCGGGCGGGCCACCATCGCCCGGTTCCTGCCACTGCTGGCCGAACGGTTCGCCCGCCAACGGCTGTACGCCCTGGCCCGCGTGGAAGGCAAAATCAGCGACGGCAAACCCACCGTGCTGTTCTTATGCACCCACAACGCCGGCCGCTCCCAAATGGCTTTAGGCTACTTCACCCACCTCGCCGGTGAGCAGGCGCTGGCCTGGTCGGGCGGTTCGGAGCCCGGCAACGAGATCAACCCCGCCGCCATCGCGGCGATGGCTGAAGTCGACATCGACATCACCGGCGAATTCCCCAAGCCCTGGACCGACGAAATCGTGCAAGCCGCTGACGTCGTGATCACCATGGGTTGCGGGGACGCCTGCCCCATCTTCCCCGGAAAGCGTTACGAGAACTGGGAACTGCCCGACCCCGCCGGCCAAGGGGTCGAGACCGTGCGGCCCATCCGCGACCTCATCGAACAACGCGTGCGCACCCTGCTAGCCGAACTCAACGTCCCCATCGGATGA
- a CDS encoding MFS transporter encodes MFAILKNPTFARLFAAQVVALLGTGLLTVALGLLAYDLAGSRAGAVLGTALAVKMFAYVAVAPVISAVTYRVSRRILLIGSNIVRASIAVLLPLVGQTWQIYVLIFALQAASATFTPAFQSVIPAVLVDEDDYTKGLSLSRLAYDLESLLSPVIAAALLAVMAYNYLFIGTVAGFAVSAALVLTTTLPAIAGDKSSESFWQRTTSGARVMLDRPVLRALLALNMVVAAATGLVIVNTVVYVHDMLGSTNTALALLLACYGGGSMVIAVALPRVLHAIADRWVMLTGATVIPVVLAATAGLLVLHPSPAVGWAGFITAWILLGAATSLINTPSARLLRYQSAPDALPSVFTAQFSLSHACFFLTYLLAGWLGVAVGQPAAAATLAVLAAFAAILAARIWPAKHATISDPHRTPAAAHR; translated from the coding sequence ATGTTCGCGATCCTCAAGAACCCCACCTTCGCCCGGCTGTTCGCCGCCCAAGTTGTGGCCCTGCTGGGCACCGGGTTGCTCACCGTCGCACTGGGACTGTTGGCCTACGATCTGGCCGGCAGCCGCGCCGGCGCGGTATTGGGCACCGCGTTGGCGGTCAAGATGTTCGCCTATGTCGCGGTGGCTCCGGTCATTTCGGCAGTGACCTACCGGGTATCGCGACGCATCCTGCTGATCGGCTCCAACATCGTGCGCGCCAGCATTGCGGTGCTGCTGCCGTTGGTTGGCCAGACCTGGCAGATCTACGTGTTGATCTTCGCCCTGCAGGCCGCCTCGGCCACCTTCACCCCGGCGTTCCAGTCGGTCATCCCCGCCGTACTGGTCGACGAAGACGACTACACCAAAGGTCTGTCGCTGTCGCGGCTGGCCTACGACCTCGAATCCCTGCTGAGCCCCGTCATCGCCGCCGCGCTGCTAGCAGTGATGGCCTACAACTACCTGTTCATCGGGACTGTCGCCGGGTTTGCGGTCTCGGCAGCCCTGGTGCTCACCACCACGCTGCCGGCGATCGCCGGCGATAAATCCAGTGAATCCTTTTGGCAGCGCACCACTTCCGGTGCGCGAGTGATGTTGGACCGTCCCGTGCTGCGGGCCCTGCTGGCATTGAACATGGTCGTCGCGGCCGCCACCGGCTTGGTGATCGTCAACACCGTCGTCTACGTCCACGACATGCTGGGCTCCACAAATACCGCGCTCGCGCTGCTGCTGGCCTGCTATGGCGGCGGCTCGATGGTCATCGCCGTCGCTTTGCCGCGGGTGCTGCACGCCATCGCCGACCGGTGGGTCATGCTCACCGGAGCAACCGTCATCCCCGTCGTCCTGGCCGCCACCGCCGGCCTGCTGGTCCTGCACCCCAGCCCCGCGGTCGGCTGGGCGGGCTTCATCACCGCCTGGATCTTGCTGGGCGCCGCCACCTCACTGATCAACACCCCCTCAGCGCGGCTACTGCGCTACCAATCCGCACCCGATGCGCTGCCCTCGGTGTTCACCGCCCAGTTCTCCCTGTCGCACGCCTGCTTCTTCCTCACCTACCTGCTGGCCGGATGGCTCGGTGTGGCGGTCGGCCAACCGGCCGCCGCCGCGACCCTGGCCGTCCTCGCCGCGTTCGCGGCGATCCTGGCGGCACGGATCTGGCCCGCCAAGCACGCCACGATCAGCGACCCCCATCGAACGCCCGCGGCTGCCCACCGCTGA
- a CDS encoding tyrosine-type recombinase/integrase, with product MAGHDDPKPVRRHEDRSWQAQWALVPPPWRTPVYRIDSAPANTVFLRNRYYLRENRAHTEHDFTPVGVPTRFADEIAWWVWLCHHEGLRKIEPSLLRWAGQALTAATADYRAQHGHPPVSITDLGVAAILRQAVLVFERRNARLPSAGARRNITHLVEHLHLHLSVRCSDTDWWAHDLWDLDADPRIPQREHEPRHDLSVNLAAINPGWLREGVRFWLRTALDAELLRWSSVVERARDTARHLGPFLTARGDTDPVLAEDPAQLRLIFTAFTEYLRSPAAAANPDKPLTPAAIDAIQSQTQVFYTFMVDHAPEAAAATGDPRWAQLGAAHTRLWGPAFRSRRANRVRELSWYGTADLQRMLAYLDVLGADRSTLVGLTHPDGSASLIKGLGDPQAARIWLLQALTGRRASEILMLDHRPLQPIPGAQRPTDSEDSDAFVAKLRYQQTKVDGVEPTILVEQAVVNVITEQQQWLAQNFGHLTPKYLFIGTRSNLNGQRPRPYATYSQSLNKLDALHGMTDAAGNPLRFSQTHRLRHTRATELLNDGVPIHVVQRYLGHKSPEMTLRYAATLAATAEAEFLKHKKIGAHGVDIAISPADILDMTQLSARTDRVLPNGVCLLPPLKSCDKGNACLSCGHFATDATHADELADQHAKTTALIEVRRSQYLARTGRELTDDNVWIAARLRELHSLDAILGRLTKEQAAHSAAISGAGTTGRLPLQPIATRGAHDSALRKADPQAGA from the coding sequence ATGGCCGGCCATGACGACCCGAAACCCGTTCGGCGGCATGAGGACCGCTCGTGGCAGGCGCAGTGGGCGTTGGTGCCGCCGCCGTGGCGAACACCGGTGTATCGGATCGATAGCGCCCCTGCCAACACAGTGTTTCTGCGTAACCGCTACTACCTGCGGGAAAACCGGGCGCACACTGAGCATGACTTCACCCCGGTCGGGGTGCCGACCCGCTTCGCCGACGAGATCGCCTGGTGGGTGTGGCTCTGTCATCACGAAGGCCTGCGCAAAATCGAGCCGTCTCTGTTGCGGTGGGCTGGCCAGGCATTGACCGCCGCCACCGCGGACTACCGCGCGCAACACGGCCATCCACCGGTGAGCATCACCGACCTGGGCGTGGCGGCGATACTGCGCCAGGCGGTGCTGGTCTTCGAGCGGCGCAACGCACGGCTGCCGTCGGCGGGGGCCCGGCGCAATATCACCCACCTGGTCGAGCATCTGCACCTGCATCTGTCGGTGCGCTGCAGCGACACCGACTGGTGGGCGCATGACCTCTGGGATCTGGACGCCGATCCCCGCATTCCTCAGCGAGAACACGAACCGCGCCACGACCTGTCAGTCAACCTCGCCGCGATCAACCCGGGCTGGCTGCGGGAGGGGGTGCGGTTCTGGCTGCGCACCGCCCTGGACGCCGAACTGCTGCGCTGGTCCTCGGTGGTGGAGCGGGCCCGCGACACCGCGCGGCACCTGGGCCCGTTTCTGACCGCCCGCGGCGACACCGACCCCGTCCTGGCCGAGGACCCTGCGCAGTTGCGGCTGATCTTCACCGCGTTCACCGAATATCTGAGATCCCCGGCCGCGGCCGCCAACCCGGACAAGCCGTTGACCCCGGCGGCGATCGACGCGATCCAGTCCCAAACCCAGGTGTTCTACACGTTTATGGTCGACCACGCCCCTGAGGCTGCCGCCGCGACCGGCGATCCTCGGTGGGCGCAGCTCGGTGCCGCCCATACCCGGCTGTGGGGTCCGGCGTTTCGCAGCCGCCGCGCCAACCGGGTCCGGGAGCTGAGCTGGTATGGCACCGCTGATCTGCAACGCATGCTGGCCTACCTCGATGTGCTGGGCGCTGACCGTTCCACCTTGGTCGGGCTGACCCACCCCGATGGCAGTGCGTCGCTGATCAAGGGACTCGGTGACCCGCAGGCCGCCCGGATCTGGCTGCTGCAAGCGTTGACCGGGCGCCGCGCCTCAGAAATCCTGATGCTCGATCACCGTCCGCTGCAACCGATCCCGGGGGCGCAGCGCCCAACGGACTCCGAGGACTCGGATGCCTTCGTGGCCAAGCTGCGCTACCAGCAGACCAAAGTCGACGGCGTGGAACCCACCATCCTGGTGGAGCAAGCCGTGGTCAACGTGATCACCGAACAGCAGCAGTGGCTGGCCCAGAACTTTGGGCACCTCACGCCGAAGTATCTGTTCATCGGCACCAGGTCGAACCTCAACGGTCAACGGCCCCGCCCCTATGCCACCTACAGCCAGTCCTTGAACAAACTCGACGCGCTGCACGGGATGACCGATGCCGCGGGTAATCCGTTGCGGTTCAGCCAAACCCATCGGCTGCGGCACACCCGGGCCACCGAACTGCTCAACGACGGGGTGCCGATCCACGTGGTGCAGCGCTATCTCGGGCACAAGAGCCCGGAGATGACGCTGCGCTATGCGGCCACCCTGGCGGCCACCGCCGAAGCCGAGTTCCTCAAACACAAGAAGATCGGCGCCCACGGGGTGGACATCGCGATCAGCCCGGCCGACATCCTGGACATGACCCAACTTTCGGCCCGCACCGACCGGGTGCTGCCCAACGGGGTGTGCCTGCTGCCGCCGCTGAAATCGTGCGACAAAGGCAATGCGTGTTTGAGCTGCGGGCATTTCGCCACCGACGCCACCCATGCTGATGAGCTGGCCGACCAGCACGCCAAAACCACCGCCCTGATCGAAGTCCGCCGCAGTCAGTACCTGGCCCGCACCGGCCGCGAGTTGACCGACGACAACGTGTGGATCGCCGCACGGCTGCGCGAGCTGCATTCCCTGGACGCCATCCTGGGGCGACTGACCAAGGAGCAGGCCGCTCACAGCGCGGCGATCAGCGGGGCCGGCACCACCGGGCGGCTACCGTTGCAGCCCATCGCCACCCGCGGCGCCCACGATTCGGCACTGCGCAAAGCCGACCCCCAGGCCGGCGCGTGA
- a CDS encoding heavy metal translocating P-type ATPase has translation MSDACGCGNDEPRTGEDGGEHEPERLWEITELRAAAASGVLLAAGLIIGWVGGPHTVKLVLEWLALLIGAYTFVPSTLKRLAKGQIGVGTLMTIAAVGAVILGEVGEAAMLAFLFSISEGLEEYALARTRRGLRALLSLVPDEATVLRDGTEIVVAPTELRVGDRILVKPGERVATDGTIVSGRTALDVSAITGESMPVEAGPGDEVFAGSINGTGVLTVEVTAGAEDNSLARIVRIVEAEQSRKGASQRLADRIAKPLVPGIMVAAALIAGIGSLLGDPLVWIERALVVLVAASPCALAISVPVTVVAAIGAASKLGVLVKGGAALEALGAVRTVALDKTGTLTANRPTVIEVATTNGATREHVLATAAALEARSEHPLAAAIMAAAGPVSPAEDVEAVTGAGLTGHRDGRRLRLGRPGWLDAGPLAEQVAAMQAAGATAVLVEDNHQLIGAIAVRDELRPEARQVVEDLRRSGYRVAMLTGDNTATAEALAREVGIDTVHADLRPEGKAELIGQLRQHQSTAMVGDGVNDAPALATADLGVAMGAMGTDVAIETADVALMGEDLRHLTQALAHARRARRIMLQNVGLSLGLIAVLIPLALSGVLGLAAVVAVHELAEIVVIANGVRAGRTKQLAITTAPEPTVTPAIPAATR, from the coding sequence ATGAGCGACGCGTGCGGCTGCGGAAACGATGAACCCCGCACCGGCGAGGACGGCGGGGAGCACGAACCCGAGCGGCTGTGGGAGATCACCGAACTGCGCGCTGCTGCCGCCTCGGGGGTGCTGCTGGCGGCCGGGTTGATCATCGGATGGGTTGGCGGACCACACACGGTCAAGCTGGTGCTCGAGTGGTTGGCCCTGCTGATCGGCGCCTACACATTCGTTCCCTCGACGCTCAAGCGGCTGGCCAAGGGCCAGATCGGGGTCGGCACGCTGATGACCATCGCCGCGGTCGGCGCGGTGATTCTGGGCGAGGTGGGCGAGGCCGCGATGCTGGCCTTCCTGTTCTCCATCAGTGAGGGCCTGGAGGAATACGCCCTGGCCCGCACCCGCCGCGGTCTGCGCGCCCTGCTGTCCTTGGTGCCCGATGAGGCCACCGTGCTGCGCGACGGCACCGAAATCGTTGTCGCCCCAACCGAATTGCGGGTCGGTGACCGGATTCTGGTCAAGCCCGGTGAGCGCGTCGCCACTGACGGCACTATCGTGTCGGGCCGCACTGCCCTGGATGTCTCGGCGATCACTGGCGAGTCGATGCCGGTGGAGGCCGGACCCGGTGACGAGGTGTTCGCCGGGTCGATCAACGGCACCGGGGTGCTGACCGTCGAGGTGACTGCCGGCGCCGAGGACAACTCCCTGGCCCGCATCGTTCGCATCGTCGAGGCCGAACAGTCCCGCAAGGGCGCCAGCCAGCGGCTGGCCGACCGCATCGCCAAACCGCTGGTGCCCGGCATCATGGTCGCCGCGGCGCTGATCGCCGGGATCGGGAGCCTGCTCGGTGATCCGTTGGTGTGGATCGAACGCGCCCTGGTGGTGCTGGTCGCCGCCTCACCGTGCGCGCTGGCGATCTCGGTGCCGGTCACCGTGGTGGCCGCGATCGGCGCGGCCAGCAAGCTTGGTGTCCTGGTCAAGGGCGGGGCGGCGCTGGAAGCCCTGGGCGCGGTGCGAACTGTGGCTCTGGACAAGACCGGCACCCTGACCGCCAACCGTCCCACCGTCATCGAGGTGGCCACCACCAACGGCGCCACCCGCGAGCACGTGCTGGCGACGGCGGCAGCGTTGGAGGCCCGCAGCGAACATCCCCTGGCCGCGGCGATCATGGCCGCCGCCGGCCCCGTCTCCCCGGCCGAGGATGTGGAGGCCGTCACCGGCGCCGGGCTGACCGGTCACCGCGACGGGCGTCGGCTTCGGCTGGGGCGGCCCGGGTGGCTGGATGCGGGCCCGCTGGCCGAGCAGGTGGCGGCCATGCAGGCCGCCGGGGCGACCGCAGTCCTCGTCGAAGACAACCACCAGCTCATCGGGGCGATCGCGGTCCGTGACGAACTGCGGCCCGAAGCCCGCCAGGTCGTCGAGGACTTGCGGCGCAGCGGCTACCGGGTCGCGATGCTCACCGGTGACAACACCGCCACCGCTGAGGCCCTCGCGCGGGAGGTGGGCATCGATACGGTGCATGCCGATCTGCGTCCCGAAGGCAAAGCCGAGCTGATTGGTCAACTGCGCCAACACCAGTCGACGGCGATGGTCGGCGACGGCGTCAACGACGCCCCCGCGCTGGCGACCGCCGATCTCGGCGTCGCGATGGGTGCGATGGGCACCGACGTGGCCATCGAAACCGCCGACGTCGCCCTCATGGGCGAAGACCTGCGCCACCTCACCCAGGCCCTGGCCCATGCCCGCCGGGCCCGGCGGATCATGCTGCAAAACGTCGGCCTATCGCTGGGATTGATCGCGGTACTCATTCCCCTGGCGCTGTCTGGCGTGTTGGGTTTGGCTGCCGTTGTCGCGGTGCACGAACTCGCCGAAATCGTCGTCATCGCCAATGGTGTCCGTGCCGGACGCACCAAGCAACTGGCCATCACCACAGCGCCCGAACCCACTGTCACGCCGGCGATACCAGCGGCCACCCGGTAA
- a CDS encoding arsenate-mycothiol transferase ArsC has protein sequence MSEPSTPTVLFICVSNSGKSVMAQGLMRHTAAERIAATSAGTHAKTSVNTLSAQVLAELGIDISGHQPTQLDDTLIAAADLIVILGTQAQLDRPAGRTPVEIWDTEEPSLRGIEGIDRMRLIRDDIATRVDELAHRLTADHQAQPHE, from the coding sequence ATGAGCGAACCGAGCACACCGACAGTGCTGTTTATCTGCGTCAGCAACTCCGGCAAATCCGTGATGGCCCAAGGGCTCATGCGGCACACCGCCGCAGAGCGGATCGCCGCCACCTCCGCAGGCACCCACGCCAAAACCAGCGTCAACACCCTTTCCGCGCAAGTGCTCGCCGAACTCGGCATCGACATCAGCGGACACCAACCGACCCAACTCGACGACACCCTCATCGCCGCCGCCGACCTCATCGTGATCCTCGGCACCCAAGCACAACTCGATCGACCTGCCGGCCGCACACCGGTCGAAATCTGGGACACCGAAGAACCCTCACTGCGCGGCATCGAGGGCATCGACCGAATGCGGCTGATCCGCGACGACATCGCCACCCGCGTCGATGAACTCGCCCACCGACTCACCGCCGACCATCAGGCACAGCCCCACGAATGA
- a CDS encoding class I SAM-dependent methyltransferase, producing the protein MKLNAIERAAMNNPIRAAHQHHREAAWFHRLAGGNLAGQNVLEVGCGRGVGAEVLLDRLHANHVTAFDLDDTMVELARQRLHQRPVSLSVGDICDIQQPAASHDTAVDFGIIHHVPHWQQAIAEIARVLRPDGLLLFEEVPRHILDTWTFRKFTVHPRENRFEPNEFTAELSRHGLHGTARIEHHLGGLIFIGAARKS; encoded by the coding sequence ATGAAACTGAACGCGATCGAACGAGCAGCAATGAACAATCCGATCCGCGCCGCCCATCAACACCACCGGGAGGCCGCGTGGTTTCACCGGCTCGCCGGCGGCAACCTGGCCGGCCAGAACGTGCTCGAGGTCGGCTGCGGCCGAGGCGTCGGCGCCGAAGTCCTCCTCGACCGCCTCCACGCCAATCACGTCACCGCATTCGACCTCGACGACACGATGGTCGAACTCGCGCGCCAACGCCTACACCAGCGGCCCGTGTCCCTTTCGGTCGGCGACATCTGCGACATCCAGCAACCCGCCGCCAGCCACGACACAGCCGTCGACTTCGGCATCATCCACCACGTCCCGCACTGGCAACAGGCCATCGCAGAAATCGCCCGCGTACTACGCCCCGACGGGCTGCTGCTGTTCGAAGAAGTCCCACGCCACATCCTCGACACCTGGACATTCCGCAAGTTCACCGTTCACCCACGCGAAAACCGTTTCGAACCAAACGAATTCACTGCAGAATTGTCCCGCCACGGCCTCCACGGCACCGCGCGGATCGAACACCACCTCGGAGGACTCATCTTCATCGGCGCCGCCCGAAAGTCCTGA